From Aspergillus fumigatus Af293 chromosome 3, whole genome shotgun sequence, a single genomic window includes:
- the slu7 gene encoding mRNA splicing protein SLU7 encodes MSRKPADVASKERNEYIPSFIAKKPFYIDDESTANDYLEHQRLQKQATDQSKWYDRGKRAGPAATKYRKGACENCGAMTHKSKECLSRPRKLGAKWTGKDIQADEVVQNVELGWDAKRDRWNGYDPSEYRQVIEEYEELEKLKRNTKPGAQDGKKIMDGELDDEEAAIEEARYAEESDMGRQQSTATRNLRIREDTAKYLLNLDLDSAKYDPKTRRMVDMGAQDDQAAALVAEENFVRASGDAAEFERAQRYAWESQERGDKKIHLQANPTSGEILRKKEQAETEAKRQAQRKALLEKYGGEEYLKPTPLRETMVIENERFVEYDESGAIKGAPKNAVKSKYPEDVLVNNHTTVFGSWWHNFQWGYACCFSTVKNSYCTGEDGKKAFEEAEMRSMGLLPGPETSDQTSPPAKGETNDIHEAEDLSDRSQRKADTETNTRKRTMMEMKSGVSEEELESYKRSRLAADDPMASFIGKE; translated from the coding sequence ATGTCGCGAAAACCAGCTGATGTGGCGTCAAAAGAACGCAACGAATATATCCCGTCTTTTATCGCGAAGAAACCGTTCTACATTGACGATGAGTCGACTGCTAATGATTATCTCGAACATCAACGTCTTCAGAAACAAGCTACAGATCAATCGAAATGGTACGATCGTGGGAAGCGCGCTGGTCCGGCAGCCACCAAATATCGCAAAGGCGCTTGCGAGAACTGCGGTGCCATGACCCACAAATCGAAAGAGTGTCTAAGCAGGCCCCGAAAGCTCGGTGCTAAATGGACGGGTAAAGATATACAGGCCGATGAGGTTGTACAGAATGTCGAACTGGGATGGGATGCTAAGAGAGACCGATGGAACGGCTACGATCCCAGCGAATACCGTCAGGTCATTGAGGAATATGAGGAGCTTGAAAAGCTGAAACGCAATACGAAACCGGGAGCTCAAGACGGAAAAAAGATTATGGATGGCGAATTggacgatgaggaagctgctATAGAGGAAGCTCGGTACGCTGAAGAATCAGATATGGGACGACAACAAAGCACTGCAACTCGCAATTTACGTATTCGAGAAGATACTGCAAAGTACCTGCTTAACCTTGACCTCGACTCAGCCAAATACGATCCTAAAACTCGGCGAATGGTCGATATGGGTGCGCAGGATGATCAAGCTGCAGCGCTTGTTGCAGAAGAGAATTTTGTTCGTGCGTCCGGGGACGCTGCAGAATTTGAGAGAGCTCAAAGGTATGCTTGGGAGTCGCAAGAACGTGGAGATAAAAAGATCCATCTCCAAGCCAATCCCACATCCGGTGAAATTCTACGAAAGAAAGAGCAGGCCGAGACTGAGGCGAAGCGTCAGGCTCAACGGAAGGCACTATTGGAGAAATATGGCGGCGAGGAGTATCTCAAACCTACTCCCCTCCGGGAAACCATGGTCATTGAGAACGAAAGGTTCGTCGAATATGATGAGTCTGGCGCAATTAAGGGTGCACCGAAGAACGCAGTCAAGTCCAAATATCCAGAAGATGTATTGGTGAACAACCACACTACAGTGTTTGGAAGCTGGTGGCATAACTTCCAGTGGGGTTACGCTTGCTGTTTTTCAACAGTGAAAAATAGCTATTGTACCGGTGAAGACGGTAAGAAAGCATTCGAGGAAGCAGAAATGAGGTCGATGGGTTTGCTGCCTGGGCCAGAGACGAGTGATCAAACCTCCCCCCCCGCTAAGGGCGAGACTAACGACATCCATGAAGCCGAGGATTTGTCAGATCGCAGCCAGCGAAAGGCAGACACCGAGACAAACACTAGGAAGAGAAcaatgatggagatgaaaTCTGGTGTTagtgaagaagaattggAGTCGTACAAACGAAGCCGTCTTGCCGCAGACGACCCAATGGCTTCGTTCATCGGTAAAGAATGA
- a CDS encoding DNA-directed DNA polymerase zeta catalytic subunit REV3 — protein MEPFQVRLNCVDHYQATPSEFDPPLPYRDGAARKYDGWKVPVIRIFGATETGQKVCVHVHGAFPYLYIEYDGPLDPEQVRSAIRRLHLSIDHALALNYRRNAYDKKTAFVAHITLVKGVPFYGYHVGYRFFFKIYLLDPVYTTRLADLLLQGAVLKRPMQPYESHLQYVPQWMCDYNLYGCAYMKCSKVKFRSPIPEYYELSNLSHRWHDRSIQPDCVSDATVLPKQSHCPLEADVCVHDILNRVDIKERPLHQDFTEMLKPIAQKERLVPSMAGLWQDETRRRKQRMGLVDPGSSPFGPEELMSFSADPRNNSEGGWIHEDEFRQLMSQIVEEERKQNNENVTLDNFLQEDPLEKRIKTALQSVEDFFPDKIELTQMEMRQSLIAVDGDGEAQVNENAALSADADIDFYSSVDYYISNPLSDDHGAIEEVVDGIDESTGDDIFDMTLQSFGPYSGATDEIMPAESSDRSLHNGKLQENVQKHIPSGKAFHDDTANARRNPKRSHQGVLDSGVPQKKPRFFNDGASHSPDNNPLQKAADIHTVREGPKATYIARTSTSSTASKRVSSQATPPASQDTHLKNNGQGGRLNFPVVKDPNDPMTIMRLSQDCSPKAIMEFDNQTVSQSLGSAQKSTSGSGTASQSQPLSSGLEPNITNTHVSDLAPKIYDAFNISEGVRICYWRYACPDASEVSATLADHGYLSVIYQKAFYSNNQDVPDRPRDYAGRVSRLEGSSIHYLPDFDPSGRSPAMLGEYASMPRDRYQQEQIDQRLREASTSRVWEFAPVPPSRAEVLEWFDEEQSRCQARPKAAKEPDSEPQLQPNIQSQIEGPTQKNDYGFKYSQKGKSTSVEHQTQYMSSMSLEVHVNTRGVLLPNPEEDEISCIFWCIQSDDQDVDVNGNLPGVHVGMIAQGSGDGPTSKLSKALRIELEHEPTELDLINRLVDIVRYHDPDIITGYEVHNGSWGYLIERARKKYDFDICDELSRVRSQAHGRFDKDADRWGFNHTSSIRVTGRHMINIWRAMRSELNLLQYTMENVVFHLLHRRIPHYSYRDLTAWYQSGKPRDVLKVVQYYVSRIQMNLEILESNELIPRTSEQARLLGIDFFSVFSRGSQFKVESLMFRIAKPENYLLVSPSRKQVGQQNALECLPLVMEPQSDFYTSPLLVLDFQSLYPSIMIAYNYCYSTFLGRVHLWRGRNKMGFMDYKRQPRVLELLKDKVNIAPNGMMYVKPEVRQSLLARMLAEILETRVMVKAGMKMDKDDKALQRLLNNRQLALKLIANVTYGYTSASFSGRMPCSEIADSIVQSGRETLEKAIALIHSVERWGAEVVYGDTDSLFVYLKGRTRDEAFGIGEEIAKAVTDINPHPIKLKFEKVYHPCVLLAKKRYVGFKYEHRNQKEPEFDAKGIETVRRDGTPAEQKIEEKALKLLFRTADLTQVKRYFQKQCAKIMQGRVSIQDFCFAKEVRLGTYSERGLLPPGAMISTRKMVEDPRSEPQYGERVPYVVVTGAPGSRLVDRCVAPETLLHNAELELDAEYYINKNIIPPLERIFNLVGANVRQWYEEMPKIQRIRRIEGAASAAGKDAKGKTLESYMKSSSCIVCKSKLDHIGIPVCSDCLQQPHISLLSLVSRQQQAEKRVSDLHRICQSCMGVPSGDDVICDSKDCPVFYSRTRHLASWKHTKATLAPIIKLLENQRESALGW, from the exons ATGGAGCCTTTTCAAGTGCGCCTCAACTGCGTGGACCACTATCAGGCAACCCCATCAGAATttgatcctcctcttccctaCAGGGATGGAGCCGCGAGAAAATATGATGGATGGAAAGTACCTGTGATCAGAATTTTCGGAGCCACAGAAACTGGCCAAAAGGTTTGCGTCCACGTACATGGCGCATTTCCTTATTTATACATTGAGTACGATGGGCCTCTTGACCCTGAACAAG TTCGCTCCGCAATCAGGAGGCTCCATCTCTCCATAGACCATGCACTGGCATTGAACTATCGTCGCAATGCGTACGATAAGAAGACTGCGTTTGTCGCTCACATTACCCTGGTTAAAGGAGTTCCGTTCTATGGCTACCATGTGGGTTATcggttcttcttcaaaatctACTTGCTTGACCCCGTTTACACGACCCGATTAGCGGATCTTCTACTTCAAGGCGCGGTGTTGAAGCGCCCTATGCAGCCATATGAAAGCCACCTGCAGTATGTCCCGCAGTGGATGTGCGACTACAATTTGTATGGCTGTGCCTACATGAAGTGCAGCAAAGTCAAATTTCGGTCGCCTATTCCGGAGTACTATGAGCTTTCGAATCTATCCCATCGGTGGCATGACCGGTCAATCCAGCCTGATTGTGTTTCCGATGCAACAGTTCTTCCAAAGCAGAGCCATTGTCCCCTGGAAGCGGATGTCTGCGTACATGATATTCTGAACCGCGTCGACATAAAGGAAAGACCTCTCCATCAAGATTTCACTGAAATGCTGAAGCCAATCGCTCAGAAAGAACGACTGGTTCCTAGTATGGCGGGTCTCTGGCAAGATGAGACTCGTAGGCGTAAGCAACGTATGGGCCTCGTTGACCCCGGCAGTAGCCCTTTCGGTCCTGAGGAGTTGATGTCGTTCTCAGCTGATCCGAGGAATAATTCTGAGGGTGGCTGGATACATGAAGATGAATTCCGGCAATTGATGTCGCAAATCGTTGAGGAGGAGCGCAAGCAGAATAATGAAAATGTGACTTTAGATAATTTCTTGCAGGAGGATCCCCTTGAGAAGAGGATTAAAACAGCCTTGCAGAGTGTCGAGGACTTTTTCCCAGACAAAATTGAGCTCACTCAGATGGAAATGCGACAGTCGTTGATCGCAGTcgatggagacggagaagccCAGGTCAATGAGAATGCGGCCTTGTCTGCTGACGCAGACATTGACTTTTACTCGTCAGTAGATTATTACATTTCCAATCCGTTATCGGACGATCATGGAGCTATTGAAGAGGTTGTTGACGGTATCGATGAAAGCACGGGTGATGACATTTTTGATATGACATTGCAGAGCTTCGGACCATATTCCGGTGCAACGGATGAGATTATGCCGGCTGAATCATCGGATCGTTCACTGCACAATGGAAAATTACAGGAAAATGTTCAGAAGCACATTCCCAGTGGCAAGGCTTTTCATGATGACACTGCGAATGCAAGAAGGAATCCTAAGAGATCACACCAGGGCGTACTTGACTCTGGTGTTCCCCAGAAGAAACCGAGGTTCTTCAATGACGGTGCATCTCACTCGCCGGATAACAACCCCCTTCAGAAAGCTGCTGACATTCACACTGTGAGGGAAGGCCCTAAAGCTACATACATTGCCCGCACCAGCACATCATCTACGGCATCTAAAAGGGTTTCTTCTCAGGCGACACCACCAGCGTCCCAGGACACTCATTTGAAGAACAACGGACAAGGTGGAAGACTAAACTTCCCGGTTGTCAAAGATCCAAACGACCCTATGACAATTATGCGTCTCAGCCAGGACTGCTCTCCCAAGGCAATTATGGAATTTGACAACCAGACTGTCTCTCAGTCTCTCGGCAGTGCTCAGAAAAGTACCAGCGGAAGTGGGACTGCTTCGCAATCCCAACCATTATCGTCTGGCCTAGAGCCAAACATTACAAATACTCATGTGTCAGATCTGGCGCCGAAGATTTATGATGCATTCAATATCTCCGAAGGCGTCAGGATTTGTTACTGGCGGTACGCCTGCCCCGATGCCAGTGAAGTTTCGGCAACACTTGCAGACCACGGTTATCTGTCTGTTATCTACCAGAAAGCTTTCTATAGTAACAATCAAGATGTCCCTGATCGGCCACGAGATTATGCGGGTCGAGTGTCTCGACTAGAGGGAAGCAGCATACATTATCTTCCTGATTTTGATCCTTCCGGACGGTCGCCTGCTATGCTCGGCGAATACGCTTCGATGCCGAGAGACCGATACCAACAGGAACAAATAGATCAGCGTTTAAGGGAAGCCTCCACCTCTAGAGTATGGGAGTTTGCTCCCGTACCCCCAAGCCGTGCAGAagtcctggaatggttcGACGAAGAACAATCCCGGTGCCAAGCGCGGCCGAAAGCAGCTAAAGAGCCAGACTCCGAGCCACAATTGCAGCCCAATATTCAGTCGCAGATCGAAGGACCTACGCAAAAGAACGATTACGGGTTTAAGTATTCTCAAAAAGGGAAATCTACGAGCGTCGAGCATCAGACCCAGTATATGAGCTCTATGAGCCTAGAAGTACACGTGAACACTCGGGGTGTACTTCTACCGAAtccggaggaggatgaaatATCCTGCATCTTCTGGTGTATACAATCGGACGATCAGGATGTCGACGTCAATGGCAACCTTCCAGGTGTTCATGTGGGAATGATTGCTCAAGGGAGTGGCGATGGGCCAACGTCAAAGTTGTCGAAAGCTTTGCGTATCGAACTGGAACACGAACCGACGGAACTCGATTTGATCAATAGATTGGTCGATATTGTTCGCTATCATGATCCTGACATTATCACCGGCTACGAAGTCCATAACGGCTCCTGGGGATATTTGATTGAGAgggcaagaaagaaatatGACTTCGACATATGCGATGAACTATCCCGAGTGAGATCCCAAGCTCATGGAAGATTTGACAAAGATGCTGACAGATGGGGCTTTAATCATACGTCCTCGATCCGGGTCACCGGTCGACACATGATTAACATCTGGCGAGCTATGAGGAGTGAGCTGAATCTGCTACAGTATACTATGGAAAATGTGGTGTTCCATTTACTGCACCGGAGAATTCCTCACTATTCCTATAGGGACCTCACCGCATGGTATCAGAGTGGAAAACCCAGGGATGTGCTCAAGGTGGTCCAGTATTACGTCTCGCGCATACAGATGAATCTCGAAATCCTGGAGTCTAACGAACTGATTCCAAGGACGAGCGAGCAGGCACGACTCCTGGGGATTGATTTTTTCTCGGTCTTCTCAAGAGGCTCACAATTTAAAGTGGAATCTCTGATGTTTCGGATCGCAAAACCAGAGAATTACCTACTCGTTTCTCCGAGCAGGAAACAAGTCGGTCAGCAGAATGCTCTTGAATGTCTTCCGTTGGTGATGGAACCTCAGAGTGACTTTTATACAAGTCCTCTTCTTGTCTTGGATTTCCAATCATTGTATCCCAGTATCATGATTGCGTATAACTATTGCTATTCCACGTTTCTCGGAAGGGTCCACCTTTGGAGAGGTCGCAACAAGATGGGATTCATGGACTACAAAAGACAACCGCGAGTATTGGAGTtgctcaaggacaaggtAAACATTGCACCCAATGGCATGATGTACGTCAAACCGGAAGTACGGCAATCGCTCCTCGCAAGGATGCTTGCTGAAATACTGGAGACTCGGGTCATGGTCAAGGCCGGcatgaagatggacaagGACGACAAAGCGCTGCAGCGTCTTCTCAACAATAGACAACTTGCTCTTAAGCTAATTGCAAACGTCACATATGGTTATACATCCGCCTCGTTCTCCGGGAGAATGCCTTGCTCGGAGATTGCGGATAGCATTGTTCAATCGGGAAGGGAAACGCTGGAAAAAGCAATTGCCCTCATTCATTCTGTGGAAAGATGGGGCGCCGAGGTAGTTTACGGAGATACGGACAGTCTTTTTGTGTACCTCAAAGGACGGACACGTGATGAAGCTTTCGGTATTGGAGAGGAGATCGCCAAAGCGGTCACTGACATCAATCCGCATCCTATTAAGCTCAAATTTGAGAAGGTTTACCATCCATGCGTGCTTCTCGCCAAGAAGCGCTACGTTGGCTTCAAATATGAGCATAGGAATCAGAAAGAACCTGAATTCGATGCAAAGGGCATCGAGACTGTAAGGCGAGATGGTACCCCGGCGGAACAGAAGATCGAAGAGAAGGCACTGAAGCTCCTTTTCAGGACTGCGGACTTGACTCAGGTCAAACGGTACTTTCAGAAGCAATGCGCGAAGATCATGCAAGGGAGAGTTTCGATACAGGATTTCTGTTTCGCGAAAGAAGTCAGACTTGGTACCTACAGCGAAAGAGGTTTACTCCCTCCCGGCGCTATGATCAGCACCAGAAAGATGGTCGAAGATCCCCGCTCAGAACCGCAATATGGAGAGCGAGTTCCCTATGTCGTAGTCACTGGAGCTCCAGGATCGAGATTGGTCGACCGCTGTGTCGCCCCTGAAACGCTTCTCCACAACGCCGAGTTAGAGCTTGACGCCGAATACTACATCAACAAGAATATCATCCCCCCATTGGAGCGAATCTTCAACCTTGTGGGAGCAAACGTCCGCCAATGGTACGAGGAAATGCCCAAAATTCAGCGAATCCGCCGCATTGAAGGAGCAGCATCTGCCGCCGGGAAAGATGCAAAGGGGAAGACCCTCGAATCGTACATGAAGTCATCATCGTGTATCGTTTGCAAATCAAAACTCGATCACATCGGTATTCCAGTGTGCTCTGACTGCTTGCAGCAACCGCACATCTCGCTATTGTCTCTCGTTTcgcgccagcagcaagccgAAAAGAGGGTCTCTGACCTCCATCGCATCTGTCAATCCTGCATGGGTGTCCCAtctggtgatgatgtgatATGTGATAGTAAAGACTGTCCTGTCTTTTATTCGCGGACTCGACACTTGGCGAGTTGGAAACATACAAAAGCCACATTGGCGCCTATTATTAAACTCTTGGAGAACCAAAGAGAGAGCGCATTGGGGTGGTAG
- a CDS encoding RNA dependent RNA polymerase has product MTQGSRPRSTLLRERKRSLQPSRQQVPSQAPSSGQHVPPVTPQRSQWQQIPQVLQHPSTILCPWRLWESVAVHVFNIPREADTYCLWQAFSKEGHVFSIDIFEDFHGNRESRGKIRFKPPPQKDFWCHGTYPITLSDGKPTFVSITLDLKRPDVQIQSPLRPNTMYPAEVKLPIASMDIGVPISETSMLPMRTVGNERNERAFLVIDLKRRDLSVHFQLPSFKNKPKSASTGETYNQYRLSIPFVRLVKIYQTRDPKSGKVSHLTFLGSPAIYHQRIQETWVTFNDDMSWRESDSWYRQTSVVHNPDELSTLPVSLNRSRPVIDIGRWNAFRITYPEALSKKDEERFELFCNILNDYNIAIENTTRFSVLDQTQERPPPIWRWIDFADLQGSKKIVSSVEELGDETYVHLPFPVRYQLEVCLSHNYLSEFTMSREFAVKLLNLGESEAVKLLEHVAIKEEVYHDPMKIFDLKFAKGSTRAKIPSYCCYMRSARITPTTIYYNTPSVDISNRVIRYYIEYADRFLRVRFTDEKLLGRINSTIDNTMDEVFTRIKRALANGIVIGDRRYEFLAFGNSQFREHGAYFFAPLPSLTAANIRAWMGTFNDIRNVAKHAARLGQCFSTTRAIAGCPVQIRLIDDVVRNGYTFSDGVGRISKFLAQMAASELKIRTPSGDPPSAFQFRLGGCKGMLTVSPEAQRQEVHIRKSQYKFASVHNGLEIIRWSQYSMATLNRQLIIVLSSLGIQDSVFHDKLRAMLQSLNESMESDSQALCWLKKYVDPNQMTLVVSQMVLDGFRSSREPFVTSIMRLWKAWHLKYLKEKAKIVIEKGANLLGCMDETGILRGYSEWIPAKGASDEEKLAALPEIFVQIHHPDTGKCEVIEGVCILARNPSLHPGDIRVVRAVNVPQLSHLKDVVVFPQTGDRDIPSTCSGGDLDGDDYLVIWDQDLVPEDWFRKPMKYTSDKAQDLDQDVTVNHITSFFVLYMKNDFLPRIAHAHLAWADRLEDGVNEEKCIRLAQLHSDAVDYNKTGKPANMARSLQPKVWPHFMEKKHKPKEMIYKSNKILGQLYDAVERIDFVPSLEMPFDERILTCSLGVSDDLVQFARDLKADYDAAMHRIMAQHEITTEFEVWSTFVLSHSNMSKDYKFHEELGLISSSLRDMYRKKCYEKVGGRSFELLAPLAVAMYRVTHEEMTSALEKCRSKNHSDGQLFHKPTPKIDQLPFISFPWILYNILGKIALGHYEDSEPGSAPTVIAPATASVDPLDPVPGQAVSVHKENSNRTEPTSDSLNGIHEDPFGLFEGDQESRPSSRPSREAEVSATQNRRESIPSLDQLLDFGLVELSLPISSDRLHLSAQAPDGFNLLELNDNTALDKPTEGRAEETDLEKQMSLVSGSTSITGGCIDIMEEDDVKPSALDMLYQILDS; this is encoded by the exons ATGACTCAAGGTTCGCGACCTAGAAGTACACTTCTGCGGGAGCGGAAGCGTTCTTTGCAGCCCTCAAGACAGCAAGTTCCGTCCCAGGCCCCGAGTTCAGGGCAGCATGTACCACCTGTGACCCCACAACGGAGTCAATGGCAACAGATACCGCAGGTTCTGCAGCACCCATCCACAATCTTGTGTCCATGGAGACTGTGGGAGTCGGTGGCTGTGCACGTCTTCAACATACCGAGGGAAGCAGACACATATTGTCTTTGGCAAGCATTCAGCAAAGAGGGACATGTGTTTTCGATAGACATCTTTGAAGACTTTCATGGAAATAGAGAATCCAGGGGAAAGATTCGCTTCAA ACCACCCCCTCAGAAAGATTTCTGGTGCCATGGGACGTACCCCATCACACTCTCAGATGGGAAACCGACATTCGTCTCAATTACCCTCGATCTCAAACGGCCAGATGTTCAGATTCAGAGTCCTCTTCGTCCTAATACGATGTATCCTGCTGAGGTG AAACTACCTATAGCATCAATGGACATAGGCGTTCCCATCAGCGAGACATCCATGCTTCCAATGCGTACCGTtggaaatgaaagaaatGAGCGGGCTTTTTTGGTCATTGACCTGAAGCGTAGAGACCTCTCCGTTCATTTCCAGTTGCCCAGCTTCAAGAACAAGCCAAAATCAGCTTCAACAGGTGAGACTTACAACCAGTATCGCCTCAGTATTCCATTCGTGCGACTCGTGAAGATTTACCAAACTCGGGACCCGAAATCAGGTAAAGTCTCACATCTGACATTCTTGGGTTCGCCTGCCATTTATCATCAGCGCATTCAAGAGACTTGGGTCACTTTCAATGATGACATGTCTTGGAGAGAATCAGATTCTTGGTATCGGCAGACTTCCGTGGTACACAACCCAGATGAGCTATCTACTCTACCCGTGAGCTTAAATCGATCGAGACCAGTGATCGATATTG GCCGCTGGAACGCGTTTAGAATAACATATCCCGAAGCTCTCAGCAAGAAAGATGAGGAAAGATTCGAATTGTTTTGCAACATTTTGAACGACTACAATATTGCCATTGAGAATACTACCCGGTTCTCAGTGTTGGACCAGACGCAGGAAAGACCTCCACCAATTTGGAGATGGATTGACTTCGCAGACCTACAAGGCTCCAAGAAGATAGTATCTTCTGTGGAAGAATTAGGAGATGAAACTTATGTTCATTTGCCTTTCCCTGTGCGGTACCAGCTCGAGGTCTGTTTATCCCACAATTACCTTTCTGAGTTTACCATGAGCCGCGAATTCGCGGTCAAATTGCTCAACCTAGGGGAATCCGAAGCAGTTAAGCTTCTGGAACATGTGgctatcaaggaagaagtctATCATGACCCCATGAAAATCTTCGATCTCAAGTTCGCCAAAGGTTCAACTCGCGCTAAGATACCCTCTTACTGTTGCTACATGCGGTCAGCCAGAATTACACCTACCACGATCTACTATAACACTCCATCTGTTGATATCTCGAATCGTGTGATCCGGTATTATATCGAGTATGCTGATCGCTTTCTCCGCGTTCGATTCACGGACGAGAAGCTACTCGGCCGCATCAATTCAACCATTGACAACACAATGGACGAAGTGTTTACTCGCATTAAAAGAGCATTGGCAAATGGTATCGTCATTGGCGACAGGCGATATGAGTTTCTGGCCTTTGGTAACTCGCAGTTCCGAGAGCATGGAGCCTACTTCTTTGCGCCTCTGCCCAGTCTGACGGCTGCGAACATCCGAGCCTGGATGGGAACATTCAACGATATACGCAACGTTGCTAAGCATGCTGCAAGGCTGGGGCAGTGTTTCTCTACCACTCGAGCTATAGCTGGCTGTCCGGTACAGATCCGATTGATAGACGACGTCGTCCGAAACGGATACACCTTTTCAGACGGTGTGGGACGAATTTCAAAGTTCCTGGCGCAGATGGCAGCTTCAGAGCTCAAGATCAGAACACCAAGTGGTGACCCACCGTCGGCGTTCCAATTTCGTCTGGGAGGCTGCAAAGGGATGCTGACAGTTTCTCCCGAGGCTCAGCGTCAAGAGGTGCACATCCGCAAGAGTCAATACAAATTTGCATCGGTCCACAACGGCTTGGAGATTATTCGCTGGTCTCAGTACTCCATGGCAACTCTGAATCGACAGTTGATTATTGTTCTTTCCTCCCTAGGCATTCAAGATAGTGTCTTTCACGATAAGCTCAGAGCTATGCTACAGAGTCTGAACGAATCAATGGAGAGTGATTCTCAGGCTCTGTGTTGGCTAAAGAAGTATGTGGATCCTAACCAGATGACGCTTGTTGTCAGTCAGATGGTCCTTGATGGGTTCAGGAGTTCCAGAGAGCCATTTGTCACGTCCATAATGAGACTCTGGAAGGCGTGGCATCTCAAATATTTAAAGGAGAAAGCAAAAATCGTGATTGAGAAGGGGGCGAACTTGCTTGGATGCATGGATGAAACTGGCATTCTCAGGGGCTATTCTGAATGGATTCCTGCCAAGGGCGCctctgatgaagagaagtTAGCCGCGTTACCGGAAATCTTCGTCCAGATACATCACCCTGACACTGGGAAGTGCGAAGTCATTGAGGGAGTATGCATCCTTGCCCGCAACCCATCTCTACATCCTGGTGACATCCGGGTAGTAAGAGCCGTCAATGTTCCTCAGTTGAGTCATCTGAAGGATGTCGTTGTCTTCCCACAGACCGGGGATAGAGACATTCCTAGCACGTGCTCTGGTGGAGATCTAGACGGCGATGATTACCTTGTGATTTGGGATCAAGATCTTGTTCCCGAAGATTGGTTCCGCAAGCCCATGAAGTACACAAGCGACAAAGCCCAAGATCTCGATCAGGATGTCACGGTGAACCACATTACTTCATTCTTCGTCTTATACATGAAGAACGATTTCCTTCCTAGGATTGCCCACGCTCATCTTGCCTGGGCAGATCGTCTCGAGGACGGTGTCAACGAAGAAAAGTGCATACGACTAGCCCAGCTTCACTCCGACGCTGTCGACTACAACAAAACAGGCAAGCCAGCAAACATGGCACGCAGCCTGCAGCCGAAGGTGTGGCCTCActtcatggagaagaagcacaagccAAAGGAAATGATATATAAGTCCAATAAAATTCTCGGACAACTATACGACGCGGTGGAGCGTATCGACTTTGTTCCTAGCCTTGAAATGCCCTTTGACGAACGAATCTTGACATGCAGCCTGGGAGTCAGTGATGATCTTGTGCAATTTGCTCGCGACCTCAAGGCTGACTACGACGCAGCCATGCATCGTATCATGGCACAGCATGAGATCACGACGGAATTTGAGGTTTGGTCTACCTTTGTGCTAAGTCACAGCAATATGAGCAAGGACTACAAGTTTCATGAAGAGTTGGGACTGATATCATCGTCCCTCCGCGATATGTACCGGAAGAAGTGCTATGAGAAAGTCGGTGGTCGCAGCTTTGAGCTGCTTGCTCCTCTCGCAGTTGCAATGTATCGTGTCACTCACGAAGAAATGACCTCTGCGCTTGAAAAGTGTCGATCTAAAAATCATTCTGACGGACAGCTGTTCCATAAGCCGACACCTAAAATCGATCAGCTGCCATTCATCAGCTTCCCTTGGATCCTGTACAACATCCTGGGTAAGATTGCCTTGGGTCACTATGAAGATTCTGAGCCGGGTTCAGCACCCACTGTGATAGCACCTGCAACCGCAAGCGTGGATCCGCTCGATCCTGTCCCTGGTCAGGCCGTTTCTGTCCACAAAGagaacagcaacaggaccGAGCCCACGTCAGACTCTCTCAATGGCATTCACGAGGATCCCTTTGGTCTCTTCGAGGGCGATCAGGAATCCAGACCGTCATCGCGGCCCAGTCGAGAGGCAGAGGTATCGGCAACCCAGAATAGACGCGAGAGTATTCCATCTCTCGACCAGCTGCTTGATTTCGGACTTGTAGAACTCAGCCTCCCTATTTCCTCTGACCGGTTACATTTGAGTGCACAAGCTCCAGATGGCTTTAACTTGTTAGAACTCAATGACAACACGGCACTCGACAAACCCACTGAGGGTAGGGCAGAGGAAACTGATTTGGAGAAACAGATGAGCTTGGTCAGTGGCAGCACGAGCATCACGGGCGGATGCATCGACATCAtggaggaagacgacgtcAAGCCATCTGCACTCGACATGCTCTACCAAATATTGGACAGTTAA